The Saccharopolyspora gloriosae genome has a segment encoding these proteins:
- a CDS encoding anhydro-N-acetylmuramic acid kinase, translated as MSSWRVLGLISGTSMDGIDVAVGELSLPGGGVAELRPGGFTEVAYPAELRRRLLAALPPAGVDAREFCVLDTEVGLAFAAAARAGIAEFGEVDLIASLGQTLYHWVEDGRARGTTQLGQAAWIAEATGVPVIADLRARDVAAGGHGAPLAGVLDALWLADRPRPAIALNIGGIANITVVGGPEPLAYDTGPGNALLDAAAAQVTGGTAASDLGGLIAAGGQVHEELLARLLADDYYREAPPKSTGKEHFNADYLARAVRGLDVSGPDLLATLTELTAATIADACHRHGPREVIASGGGVHNPTLMAALRERLRGDRPGTADVEVHVSDDLGLPAAGKEGYLTALLGWLTWNGLPGNVPGTTGADGPRLLGAITPGTAPLRLPEPAREPVRRLRITHPTTPMEAE; from the coding sequence ATGTCCTCTTGGCGGGTCCTCGGCCTGATCTCCGGGACGTCGATGGACGGCATCGACGTCGCCGTCGGCGAGCTGAGCCTGCCCGGAGGCGGTGTGGCGGAGCTGCGGCCGGGCGGGTTCACCGAGGTCGCCTACCCTGCCGAGCTGCGGCGCCGGCTCCTCGCGGCGCTGCCTCCCGCAGGCGTCGACGCTCGTGAGTTCTGCGTGCTCGACACCGAGGTCGGCCTGGCGTTCGCCGCAGCGGCGCGAGCGGGTATCGCCGAGTTCGGGGAGGTCGACCTGATCGCCTCGCTCGGGCAGACGCTGTACCACTGGGTCGAGGACGGCCGGGCGCGCGGCACCACGCAACTCGGGCAGGCCGCGTGGATCGCCGAAGCCACCGGCGTGCCGGTGATCGCGGACCTGCGTGCCCGCGACGTCGCCGCGGGCGGGCACGGGGCGCCGCTGGCCGGGGTGCTCGACGCGTTGTGGCTCGCCGACCGGCCGAGGCCTGCGATCGCGCTGAACATCGGCGGCATCGCCAACATCACCGTCGTCGGCGGCCCCGAACCCCTGGCCTACGACACCGGGCCGGGCAACGCGCTGCTGGACGCGGCAGCGGCCCAGGTCACCGGTGGCACCGCCGCCAGCGACCTCGGCGGCCTGATCGCCGCCGGCGGCCAGGTGCACGAGGAGCTGCTCGCGAGACTGCTCGCCGACGACTACTACCGCGAGGCCCCACCGAAATCCACGGGCAAGGAGCACTTCAACGCCGACTACCTGGCCCGGGCCGTACGCGGCCTGGACGTCAGTGGACCGGATCTGCTGGCGACGTTGACGGAACTCACCGCCGCCACCATCGCCGACGCCTGCCACCGCCACGGTCCCCGCGAGGTCATCGCCTCCGGCGGCGGCGTGCACAACCCGACGCTGATGGCGGCGCTGCGCGAGCGGTTGCGGGGCGATCGTCCGGGCACGGCGGACGTCGAAGTTCACGTCAGCGACGACCTCGGCCTGCCCGCGGCGGGGAAAGAGGGTTATCTGACGGCGTTGCTGGGCTGGTTGACCTGGAACGGGCTACCCGGCAACGTGCCCGGAACCACCGGCGCCGACGGGCCTCGGCTGCTCGGCGCGATCACACCCGGAACCGCGCCGCTGCGGCTGCCGGAACCGGCCCGCGAACCGGTGCGCCGCCTGCGCATCACCCACCCCACGACTCCCATGGAGGCCGAATGA
- the ftsY gene encoding signal recognition particle-docking protein FtsY produces MSTSNLILIAVVVAVVLLLAVVTGIVLARRRRISLREQEAERPAVQGGGYQAGGGFSFSSGATATAPPEHPVEQRPETEGQPGVGDDAAEPRDSARRGIVDVPLPAETEVEAETGAPREQPADRTGTTEDTTATDATTKAAEDEATESDGATAVGKVEDTTDTAPPTEVPEQGRTATPPDPAPAVAEPVTEIEEIEPTSGRLERLRGRLSRSRSTFGQGLLGLLGAGDLDEDSWEEVEDTLLMADLGAATTTEIVERLRTEIASRGVRTPDDARALLREVLIDALSTDAPRAVRALPHGDPADGGKPAVLLVVGVNGTGKTTTTGKLARVLIADGHKVLLGAADTFRAAAVEQLATWGERVGAEVVRGNEGQDPASVAFESVSRAGDTGVDAVLVDTAGRLHTKTGLMDELGKVKRVVEKRAQVDEVLLVLDATTGQNGLVQARVFSEVVDVTGIVLTKLDGTAKGGIVFQVQRELGVPVKLVGLGEGADHLAPFEPAAFVDALLG; encoded by the coding sequence GTGTCCACCTCGAACCTGATTTTGATCGCCGTTGTCGTAGCCGTGGTGCTGTTGCTGGCCGTGGTCACCGGCATCGTGCTGGCCCGGAGGCGCCGCATCAGCCTGCGCGAGCAGGAAGCCGAGCGCCCGGCGGTGCAGGGCGGCGGCTACCAGGCGGGCGGCGGTTTCAGCTTCTCCAGCGGCGCGACCGCGACGGCGCCCCCGGAACATCCGGTCGAGCAGCGTCCGGAGACCGAGGGGCAGCCCGGAGTCGGCGACGACGCCGCGGAACCGAGGGACAGCGCGCGGCGCGGCATCGTGGACGTGCCACTGCCCGCCGAAACCGAGGTCGAAGCGGAGACGGGCGCTCCGCGCGAGCAGCCCGCCGACCGGACCGGCACCACCGAGGACACGACGGCGACCGACGCGACCACCAAGGCCGCCGAAGACGAGGCGACCGAGTCGGACGGCGCGACGGCCGTCGGCAAGGTCGAAGACACCACCGATACCGCCCCGCCGACCGAGGTGCCGGAGCAGGGCCGCACCGCGACCCCACCCGACCCGGCTCCCGCGGTCGCCGAGCCGGTCACCGAGATCGAGGAGATCGAACCGACCTCGGGCAGGCTGGAGCGGCTGCGCGGCAGGCTCTCCCGCTCCCGCTCCACGTTCGGACAAGGCCTGCTGGGCCTGCTCGGCGCGGGCGACCTGGACGAGGACTCCTGGGAAGAGGTCGAAGACACCCTGCTGATGGCCGACCTGGGCGCGGCCACCACCACGGAAATCGTCGAGCGCCTGCGCACCGAGATCGCCTCGCGCGGCGTGCGCACCCCGGACGACGCGCGGGCGCTGCTGCGCGAAGTGCTCATCGACGCGTTGAGCACCGACGCGCCGCGCGCCGTGCGCGCACTGCCGCACGGCGACCCCGCCGACGGGGGCAAGCCGGCGGTGCTGCTGGTCGTCGGCGTCAACGGCACCGGCAAGACCACCACCACCGGCAAGCTGGCGCGGGTCCTGATCGCCGACGGCCACAAAGTGCTGCTCGGCGCGGCCGACACGTTCCGCGCCGCCGCCGTCGAACAGCTCGCCACCTGGGGTGAGCGGGTCGGCGCCGAAGTGGTGCGCGGCAACGAAGGCCAGGACCCGGCGAGCGTCGCGTTCGAGTCGGTCTCCCGCGCAGGAGACACCGGAGTGGACGCCGTGCTGGTGGACACCGCAGGCCGCCTGCACACAAAAACCGGCCTGATGGACGAGCTCGGCAAGGTCAAGCGAGTCGTGGAGAAGCGCGCCCAGGTCGACGAGGTGCTGCTGGTGCTGGACGCCACCACCGGCCAGAACGGCCTGGTGCAGGCACGGGTGTTCTCCGAGGTCGTGGACGTGACCGGCATCGTGCTGACCAAGCTCGACGGCACCGCGAAGGGCGGCATCGTCTTCCAGGTGCAGCGCGAACTGGGCGTGCCGGTGAAACTCGTCGGCCTCGGCGAAGGCGCCGACCACCTAGCGCCGTTCGAGCCTGCTGCGTTCGTGGATGCTTTGCTGGGCTGA
- a CDS encoding D-Ala-D-Ala carboxypeptidase family metallohydrolase, translating to MSRRIGSMSSAPLRLCSALAVALLVVAGSFVVAAPEAAAYSWTRQLQEGDSGEDVREVQIRVAGWAADEASKTNVAVDGQFGPGTTAAVSRFQSAYGLSASGVVDSATQDALNALEDSDGSTAHFDFAEFESKDGAGFGSGNVGASTVKENVRRLMYKLEAVRTKAGDAAITVNSGFRSIAHNESVGGAANSQHTYGIAADVVISGHSVGDTIGYAQTSGFSGIIRYDTFTHVDSRAEYDYGANSWYWSV from the coding sequence ATGAGCAGACGGATCGGGTCGATGTCGTCCGCGCCGTTGCGGCTGTGCTCCGCGTTGGCGGTGGCATTGCTGGTGGTGGCCGGGTCTTTCGTGGTGGCCGCGCCCGAGGCCGCGGCCTACTCGTGGACGCGGCAGCTGCAAGAGGGCGACAGCGGCGAGGACGTCCGGGAAGTCCAGATCCGCGTGGCGGGCTGGGCCGCCGACGAGGCATCGAAGACGAACGTGGCCGTGGACGGGCAGTTCGGGCCGGGCACCACGGCAGCGGTGTCCCGCTTCCAAAGCGCCTACGGGCTGTCCGCCAGCGGAGTCGTGGATTCGGCGACGCAGGACGCGCTGAACGCGTTGGAGGACTCCGACGGATCCACCGCGCACTTCGACTTCGCCGAGTTCGAATCCAAGGACGGCGCCGGTTTCGGCAGCGGCAATGTCGGCGCGAGCACGGTGAAGGAGAACGTGCGGCGCCTGATGTACAAGCTCGAAGCCGTCCGCACCAAGGCCGGTGACGCCGCGATCACCGTCAACTCCGGGTTCCGCAGCATCGCCCACAACGAGAGCGTCGGCGGCGCCGCCAACAGCCAGCACACCTACGGCATCGCCGCCGACGTCGTGATCAGCGGCCACAGCGTCGGCGACACCATCGGATACGCCCAGACCTCCGGATTCTCCGGCATCATCCGCTACGACACCTTCACCCACGTCGACAGCCGCGCCGAGTACGACTACGGCGCGAACTCCTGGTACTGGAGCGTCTGA